The Equus asinus isolate D_3611 breed Donkey chromosome 25, EquAss-T2T_v2, whole genome shotgun sequence genomic sequence AGAACTGGAAAAAGGTGTAGTGTGAGCTGTGCCGTATCCTTAAAGCAGCCCTGGTTTCTTAAAATTCGAATGTGTGAGATGGGTACAGTTCTGCATTTTAGTGTCCAGAGTGATCTGCCATCAAAACTCCATATACAAACCCTGACATTTCTTTGTGTTCGGAAACAGTGGGATGATGGGCTTCTGCTTTGGTCGTTTTATGTACTTGTACCTGAAGGCAAGGGAGTGGATACATTGACCCCTTACTGACCGTCCCTCCCTGCCAAGTGGAGCATCCTCTTGACCCTTGAATAATTGTTGATTCCACTCCTTCCCCTTTCAGGCTCTGGGATGGTGGTTACTCGTTGACAAAAAAAATCATAGGTAGTCCACATTGCTTCTGAGTTGGCTACATTAATACATACTTGGAGCCAGATAATCAAGTTTAAAATAGGATAGTAATTTCAAGAGTTTACATAACATGAATGTCTTAGCAGTTAATACATGATAGCATACATGTAAGTGAAGAAGGGCATGGAAAAAATATAACTCCTTCCTGATGTTTTTTCTAGGATGCTATAAGATCACCACCGTTTTTAGCCATGCACAAACAGTAGTTTTGTGTGTTGGCTGCTCCACTGTTCTCTGCCAGCCTACAGGTGGAAAAGCAAGGCTTACAGAAGGTAAATGGTTTAATGAATGTTGTGATTTTGGACTTTGAATCTTCTAGTGAGAGGGATCCTGTATAATATGTTATCAGACTGTCTTGTAAAGAGAGTTGGATTCCATAGTCTTTTCCCCAGAAGTATTACCAGAAACCATGTATTTCTTAATCTCAAATGATTACTGTCTAAAGCTGAGATGGATGGGTGATAAAAGGAGCTTCTTATGAGCCAAAGCTGATAATGAGGTCCTTAAGTGACTAGTAGCTAAAGGAGTTGAGAAAAATAGAGAGCTTTCCTGTGGGTAGATCATCAGGCATCATTTTGTTTTGTGGGAGTGGGCAGGGTAAGTAGGCTGCTGTCAGTTAACCTCTGAAACTTTCTTCCAGGATGTTCCTTCAGACGGAAGCAGCACTAAAAGCACCCTGAGTCAAGATGAGTGGGAAACCATCCCAATAAACACATTTTGGATACATCCTGTTTATTGTCTTGTTTTACTGCTAGGAAGTTCCTACCTCAAATATTCAGGGGCAACCAGAAGAGTGGACTGCTAGAGTCATTTGGGGCAAGTAAGTGGCCACGTACTTAAAAAGTACATTTGGGATATTTCTGTCCATGTAGGCTCATGGAGTAAATCTTTGGAGTTTGACTAAAAATCTGAGATAATATATAAATGGGATATTTACTttcagttttatgttttcttagaATTAAGAACTGACAGTTGATCTTCAAAACACAATCTAACACACCACTTTAATACAAAACGGCTTAGAATTCTTTATGAACAGTTCTCTGAAGCTTTCTTTGGAGGCTTGAGATGAGTCTAGGGGTTGCTGCTAGGCTCCGGGTCTAGGGCTAGAAATCTCCACTCCCCTACAGTTGAGGGGACTCGTCCAAGCAGAGGTTAGTGCCTTATACTCCATAGCCAATGTTGTAGCCGACTTTGGGCTGGTGGGGGTTGTGGACTCACGAAGGGAGGAGGAGAACGTGTGGAGGTATAAGAACCTAGAagtaaaggaggaagggagggagatgaCGGGTGAATAAAACATGGATATCTGAAGTTTTCAAAGATAAGGATGATTCTTTACCTGTCGGTGATGTGCCTAGAGTTGGTACATAGACAACTGGAACTGTCTGTATCTTGTTTAGGAAGGCATTGTATGCTGGAAAAAGAACAAGGGAGATGTCACCAAAGAGGCAGATCTGTTTTCACTGGAGGAAACCCTTAGGGGCAAAGTCAACTCTAACATTTAGAGATTTAAGTATTGCTATAAAAAAGTAGTAATGCTTCAAATTAAATAACTTCATAGTAATATACTTACAGGGAGTTTTTATTCCATGAGTTTTTAGaggtattttctttcaatttaggGCTAAAAGATAGGGGAAAATGCAGGTGTAGATGAGTTGCTTGAATTATCTCTAGCTATGAATTTGAACAAAACTAGCGATTATATCAAGATTTAGCAGTGGTTTCTACTTCTGAGTAGTGTGTGTTTGCCACGTCCAGTTTATTTCTGCTTGGTAGTAGTAAGTTGAGTAGGACCTTTAATCCACTAGATGGGTAGGGAGTCTAAATCAGTTTCAACTGCTTGTCCCAAATTAGATGTGATAAACAGCTAATTTTCATCCTCATTTAGtttgtgaaataaaatgaagGCAGTTTCCAAGTCAAAAGTCCACGGTGCTGAATGTAAGGACTCCTTACCTAGAAAGATGAAAGCTGTTGATGCCACCACCGCAAAGAGGGTAAAGAGGAGGACCTGGTAAGAACCCATAAACTTCTGGATGACACCTGACTCTTCACATGGAGCTATGCATTGGCCAGAACAAAACAAGATAATAGTTATACATCCAGGGCAGATGCTGCATTTAAAAACTTGGGGGTGGTCGTAAGTATCTTAGCAGCACTCAAAACCCAGCCCTCTAGGAAATTGTTTTGCATTTTGCTAGAGTAAAAGTTGAACTGTATTTGGCTCCTCcacctctctcttgttttttcttaTCTCCAAAATAAACTCCTTCAATTCTTGaacgttttatttctttgtcctaGCTTACAAAAGGGTATTTAAATCCTCTGCCACTTTAAAATGCCTATTAACCTTTCCTGTGTACTTTGACATGCTTCCCTTCACCAAATTTGTGACAGTCTATGGTGATTGAACTTTTAATTCTAACACCTCTAACCTGAAATATTTCTTTGGATTACCAATGACTTAAATCCAGGCACCTCTTGTCCTTTTTTACTCAGGATGTCATTTCTTGGGAGCATTCTGATTTGTATATAACTTTGTCCTCAATAAAACTTTAGACTTGTGTCTTTGAAGCATATTTGGCATCTGCCTTTGGTTATTTCAAATTCTTCAATGCTTAAAAAATGAACTCTCCCTGCCCTGCCAAACTGCCTGAACTTCCAGGCCTTCTCCTATAAATTGTCACCAGGCCCTCCTAACTAGTTCCTATTCTGCATCCCTAGTATAGGCTCTATACCTCTGGACTCCTAACTGGTCTTACCTCTTCACTGTGCTCTTTCACAACTTCACACTGTTTACAGACTGCTTCACTGAAGAATAAGGTTGCTTGAGGTGCATACACTAAAAAGATTAATACTAATCCCTCTTCGAGTCCCACTGTTGAAAGTCCAAATAAACTTAGGAGGCACATTACCCACTTTTCTAGCACCCCTTTGTTCTGGCTACCTTGAAttaattcctttctctccacttgGGCCCTGTCTTTAATCTGATTTCTGCGGTAGGTACCATGCCTGGCATAAACCAGTAGGTGCACTTCTGCCTAGGTCAATGAGCTGAAGGTTGGGTTGGGTATTTGTATCTAACCACTCCCACCCACTGTGGTAGTACTGTTCCCACTGGTCCCTCTTATCTCCAAGAAGTTGCAGGGGTTCTAACCATTTTTTTTGCTGTGGGCAACTTGGGCAGTCTGGTGAAGTCTATGGCTCCCATCTCAGAATGTcattaaatgcaaaaaataaaatatgtaggaataaaggaaaccaattatatCAAAATAGAGAAAACCTAATTTGTGATATAGTTATACAGTTAGCAAAATGTTAAAAGGCCTAGTTTTGATACAGTAGTATGTGTGCTTTAGTGACAGAAAAGTATATAGCTTTAGGGCTGACAACTACTGTAAttttgaagtgaaatgttttgagATGTGACAACTGGAATATGAAAACACTTGGATTCCATTGGTGACAAAGTCACACATACTGCTGATACTACTATAGTTTGTTGCCTATATTCATAATCAAATGCTAACCTTCAGTTAGAGGTTAATTGAAAATaagattcaattttttttaccAGTCAAGGTCATAGACACCTTGAATTCAATCCATGGACCCTTGTGGAGATCCATGACCCTAGATTTAAAAACTGctctagggactggccctgtggccgagtggttaagttcgcacgttccgctgcaggcagcccagtgtttcgttaattcgaatcctgggcgtggtcatggcattgctcatcaaaccacgctgaggcagcgtcccacatgccacaactagaaggacccacaacgaagaatatacaactatgtactggggggctttggggagaaaaaggaaaaaaataaaatcttaaaaaaaaaaaacaactgctcTAGTAGGAAGAGTACAGATGGGAGTTGCACACTTTCTAGTGATGGAACCTTGAAcatctcaatttcctcaactcTTTAAAAGGGAAAAACCTCTACCTCCTTAGagttatgagaattaaaataaaatgcatataaatgtGTTTAAGATATTTATTGACCAGTACATATCAAttgcacataaaaataaaaacctttttcCCATTAGGACATGTACTAGGGTTCAGTCTAATTCCTAATAATTAAGATAAAGACTGTCTCCACTGAGGGATGAGCAAATGTAAGTGACAAATATAAGCGGGATGGTTCTCTGGCTTTCCTAGCACCTGTTTCCATAACTTTGTTCCCATCCAACCCGAACCTGGCATCATTTCTAAACTGAGTAATGGCTGGAATCAGGGTTTTGGAAAGCTAAGTCTTGATTCTAGGGTTATCACCATTTGCCCATTGCCTGATGCAAAAAGACATGCTAAATactttagaagaaaatgaaacacttaTCAAGAGGTTTAAAATAGGATAAGTAGTACACTTATGAAGCTGACAAACTTATGTTAAActgacattatttaaaaaaattttttcttttgaggaagattagcccttagctaacatctgccaccaatcctcctctcctcgctgaggaagactggccctgagccaacattcatgcccatcttcctctactttatatgtgggatggctaccacagcatggcttgccaagcggtgtcatgtccgcacccagcatccgggccggcgaaccctgggctgccaaagcggaatgtgcgcacttaactgctgtaccaccgggccagccccaaaactgaCATATTCTTAAATATGTAAGTTAAGTGTAGCATCCATCTAATGATAAAAAAGCTACCAGAAGGTTCTATTTTGATTAGGCTTGGAATATAAAGATCCATGCCAGTTTGAGTAATCTTGGTCAAGTGGCTGAATGTTTCCCATTAACTAAATTGTGGGTGATAcattctgtcttctttcctcctctagaTTAAAAATAGGAGCCTCCCATGCTCACCTGCACCAGACTTATCCTTCACAGCTCTCACTAGCACAGCCTCACTTTGACTGGTGAGCACACAGGAAATATTGATGAAAACAGGTGATGCCATCTGCTGGAGGGAAGTGAAGTTGACTACTCTTACAGGGTAGATGGCCAGGCCAGGCATGAGGGAAGAGTGCCTATGGCCAGAGACCACTAGAACTGGAGAGCTGGGGAAGACCttggagaaaagataaaatggcacttgtttgaaagacaaaaaatcaGTTTTGTATCAATACATTccaattttaaacatatacagcAAGACACGTGGATTTCTAGTTCTAGCTAGCTGTCTGACAATGTCATTTACTTTTTCATACTTAGGTGTTTTGAAGGATAAGGGAAGCAAATGATCTGTGAGAATAAAATAGGCTTCAAAAAAGCTTTAAACTAGAATTCTGAAGATTGTTTTAAGATAGCACTGGTGTTATCTTCCAGATTGACAAGCTCCTGACCTAGATTTTGGACTCTGGGAGCCCCCCGGCGTTGTAAAGGGGACagattttcttcattctgtttaAGAATTTCCTATGGTGAATTTTATTGAGGCATTCAGTAACTTTCCTTTACTCTTGGACTGGGAATGAAAAATCTCTCTTTCGAAACCCTGATTTGTTCTGTTTTGGTTCAGTCCTTAACATACCTCTAGCTTCTCAAGAACTGTATCCACTGCCAGTACTCTTATCTCCACGATGTCTTGTTTGTGTCTAAAAACCAATTCTGACTGGTTGATGTAAAAGGCTGGGATGAAAGGAATGAGGATTCTTTGCATTCCATTCTTGCTGCGTTCACTGACTAGTGTGGCCCACCCATAGACTGAggtgtcagccatgctgagggccTGGAGCAGCTCCTCTGACTGGGGTCGAACCTTGATTAGGCAGACATAAAGccctgaaaaaaagagaaaaaaccaacCAGGAAGGTTCAAAGGCTCTACTGAGCTAACTGAATTAGGAtaggaaggaaatgcaaatttaacatgcaaattcaaaagaaaatgtgaactCAGTTTTGAGTATTCAGTATTAGCAGTCTTGTATCCCCAATAGGGGAGGataccaaagaaaaagaaaacaatcccaggAAACCCACAAGTGAACTTGTTGCTTAAGAATACCATTATTGGTAAATCAACATGTCAGGGAGTATTAAATAATATAGTGAAAATGGAACTTAGTGGGTATAGAACGAGGTAGAGTTGCTGAGATCAGAAAAGGGTTTGTGAAAGAACGGCAAGCTTTGAACATGGTGTAATCACTTCTCTATCAAACCACATCGTGATGGCCTTACTTCTGTCAACAGTATTGTTTTTCTAGTTACCCACACAGAAGGCACCTCAGCTGTCTTTTGACATCCTTTCCTTCATTCCTATATCCGGTCATTCTCCGAGGCTTGCTGACTCAGCCTTTGAAATGCCTCTGACGTCTGCCTCCTCTCTTAGTATCTCTGTTATCCTCGTCTAGACCCTCATCAGTTCATGCTTGGCTTATTGCAATGGCTCCATTTATGAGTCTCCATGCCTCCCAgtcttctttcttacccattctGTATACTGCCACTAGATACCTTGAAACTGCTTTCATCTTGTTTTTGAAAACTTCTCCAGGGCTCTATATTGCCTGGAATGTCCTGTTCTCTTCATATCTACCTCATTCCTAGTCTTCCTTCTAAAGGTCATTTCCTCTGTAAAACTTTACTTTAACCCTCAGGTTTGATGTAGatactcttttctttctgtcattcTAGTGTCACATGCATATCTTTATTCTATAACTAATCACCCTGTGCAGTACCAGAGTTAAAAGCCTTGTCTTACTTCTCTTTGTACCTCCAGTGCCTGTCTTGGTACCAGGCATTCTATTTGGTGCTCAACAGTTTGCCAAATGAAGCTTCCTTCAGTGGTTGCTCTTTACCCATAACACTGAAACTGCTTGGCAGTTGAGCGGAAGCTCTCCCATGATATAGCTCTATCCTAGTTACGTTTGACATGAATCGTCTCAGTTTAGATCGGTTGATTTATATAAAGTTATCCCAACATTGTACGTATTTCCACGTTCCACTTATTAATGCTATTCTTCTGCTTGGAATATCCTTAAGTTCAACAACAAACATTCAAACACTGTGCTACTTCTTGGGGataaaagatgaatgagacataATCCAAGCCCTCACAGAGATAACAGGGATTAATGAAGGAAATAGTAAATTATAATAGAAAAGCACAAGGTGTTATAGAGACGTgttaaaagtttgttgaatggaCTGAATGAAAATGTGGATTGAGAACGATTCCATAGTGATATAGCAGATGAAACTGGAAAGTCCAATAAGAAAGTGACAGTTGTACAAATGTGAAAATAAGGGGGAATCTAGATGCACCTGGTGGAACCTACCTTTCTCCATGCTGAAATCTGAATGAACATGAAAGACTTTACTTGCTGGAATGTCTAGCAAAGTATTACTGAACTGTACATGGCACAGCATGAGGGTCTGTGGAAGCAGTATTCTTGTAATGGCCAAGGCCTGACTTGGGGTGCAGGATCCTGATAAGCAGAAAAGAGGTAAATAGCTTTGTCACTAACAGGAATttgtgaggggctggcctcgtggccgagtgcttaagttcgcacgctccgctgcaggcggcccagtgttttgttggttcgaatcctgggtgcggacatggcactgctcatcaaaccacgctgaggcagcatcccacatgccacaactagaaggacccacaacgaagaatatacaactatgtactggggggctttggggagaaaaagggaaaaaaataaaatcttaaaaaaaaaaaaagaatttgtgaaaGGGGGCACCATTATATACAGGCAGATTGGTATCTAAAAAAACCAAGAAACAGGATCAGTTCTGCTTGGCTTGCTACAGCTGTCTACTTGCTAGCTCTGTTGGCTCCTGCTATAGTCAAGGTGAAAGAATAGTGTAAGACCCTGCCTCTGCTAGTTTGTGAATGAGTATAGTGGGACTTCCATTATTAATATCGTAGGTGGTTTCCTCTTTCAAAGGTTTTTGGAATTCATCAGTGGGAATAAGACAGATGACAGGGAAATTGGGCATCTATTAGAAATCAAAGCATTACAGTTGTGAGGTAGCTTTTAAGTCTTGGAAGGTTTGTTTTCCATAATCAATTGCAGTATGATTCAAGTCAAAGATCTCTAGAATTTCCTTACAAGTGGTGCCTTAAACAGGAGCCACATAGCCAGCAAGAAATGAACTGGCGCCATGGTTGGGTCAGCTGCAATGGATAGCATTCTAGATTAAATAGGAATTAGTGTCCTGTTAAGATTTTCCCCTGTACAGTTTCTTAATGGTCTCAGTTTGCTGAAGCTCTTTCTCAATTACCAACAGTCCAGTGACCATTCTCATCTTTTGGAGACTATCAGCAATGTCAAAGGAACTGTTTCATGAGATTTCATAGTAAGTTGGGGTTTAGGAAAAATTCTGCGGGGAAAAAATTGCAGTCTGTCTGTAAAATCATAAGGTAGACAACAGTGAGTGAATATGTTATGAAGAAACATTTAGTGCTTTGTAAAAGAACCTGgaaaatttaaagattaaaatattccTATTTATATACACTTAGATTGTATTTGTAAGATTAAGTAtctaatatgaaaagaaaatatgttaagtGCTTAAAAACTAAAGGACAAAAGGACAGAGTTAAAATTGTCTTAAGTTTTATAGATAGTAATTATATTCTGGATTTCTCTGCTTGGTTTTGAGTGTTCtcttgactgaaaaaaaaagatctcaagtttattctttctttagggaaaaaaagggaataaaagaaTGTACATGGACTTTGGAGAGGGACATGTCTACCACTTCTGCCACTAACTTGTAACTTGTTACCTTGTACAAGTTACTTGCTCGTAGACTCGGTATTCCcatcttttaaataataataactacatgATGAGAttgttaaatgagttaaaatacataaaaattcctAACATAGCATCTGGAATCTATTAGGAGCTTcttgtgttttagttttctttcttcccctttttttggaCAGCAAATCATAGCCCAAtacagaacaaaaagagaaacaagaatacACAAGGCAAATTTGCTGAGCAAGTAACATTTCAGATGTCACCTAGTCTAACAATTCTCAACTATGGGGAACCTTTAAAAGAACTGAATCGTAGGCCCTATCTCAAACTTATTAAATCTCTGGATGGAGCCTAAGaatctattttctaaaaatttccttGGGCAACCTTGAAAGTTAGCCATGTTTGGAAATCCCTGGTCTAGGCCACTTCCTGTTTTCAGGCAGGGTTataactagaaagaaaatagtgACGAGGTTGAGCCTATTTCAAAACCTTAATCCAGTCATAATTTCTGAGGTTTCATAGCTCTCAATGATTTATTTGTTAGGGTGGAGTCAATTTTGAAGTGAAAGGAAACTTGGATTGCTAATCCAACGGGATAAGTGAATTGAGGGAAGATGggaaagatgaggaaaatcaCCTAGACCTATAATGAGATTCCTAACCTTTAAGATTGACACCATTTCTGCCAGTGGTGATGAAGAGCTTGAACACAGTTGAATTGGGGGTATTGGTGAGGTAGGTCTTGAGGTCATAACTGAGTGTTAATCTGGATGATGCATTGACCACCACCTGTCAGCAAACCAAAGGAAAATCTTAGATACATAAGTTCCCTAAGAATTtaattctctccctctccacccctcATAAATTATTTAACCAAAAGCACCTATTTCACACAAGTGCAAATTGCCCTTCTAGTGATCACATATTTGAGAACCACAAAATCTGTTCacttttgagaagaaaataacaCTTTTTCCTAACAGGAggtctttgtctatttttccttctgaCATACCTTCCACTTGTATGACTCCATATTAAAATGCCTTTGAAGACAATTGCAACTTTCTTTagaaagttttctctctctctgtttagtTGCATATAATCTCAACCTTTTCTGAAACTTCAAAGTACTTTGCTTCTCTCAGTATACTTGTAATGTTCTG encodes the following:
- the RPS27 gene encoding small ribosomal subunit protein eS27, which encodes MPLAKDLLHPSPEEEKRKHKKKRLVQSPNSYFMDVKCPGCYKITTVFSHAQTVVLCVGCSTVLCQPTGGKARLTEGCSFRRKQH